From Triticum aestivum cultivar Chinese Spring chromosome 7B, IWGSC CS RefSeq v2.1, whole genome shotgun sequence:
ACCAATAATGATCAAAGTCATCTAAAGAAGCTGCACAAAGTTCTATTTTCTGACTTAGGAGGCTAGCACTATCTAACTGTCTTTAAGATTGTTTTACTTTAAAAGATCGAGTTGATTAACAATTTCCATTATTATTTTCAGTGCAAGAAAGACCATAGGTTCTTGGACACAAGCAAGATCAAGCAGTCGACATGGAACCGTCTTCACAACCTCAGCCTGCAACGGGTGATGTCGTTGCTGGTGGATCACAAGTGTATCCTGCCTCAGCCTATCCACGTGCAGCAACAATAGCGGTAGCTCCTGGTATCATTCCTGCCGGTTCACAGCCAGCATCACCATTCCCTGCCAATCCAGCCCAGCTCAACGCTCAAAACCAGCTTATCTACGAGCAAGCGCAGCAATTTCAGCAgcagctccagcagcagcagcagaggcagCTGCAGCAGTTCTGGGCCGAACGACTGTCGGAGGTTGATCAGGCCACCGACTTCAAGAACCACACCTTGCCACTCGCCAGGATAAAGAAGATCATGAAGGCCGACGAGGATGTCCGCATGATCTCTGCCGAGGCCCCGGTGGTCTTTGCGAAAGCGTGCGAGATATTCATACTGGAGCTGACGCTGAGGTCGTGGATGCACACCGAGGAGAACAAGCGCCGGACCTTGCAGAAGAATGACATCGCCGCCGCCATCAGCAGGACCGACGTCTACGACTTCCTGGTGGACATAATCCCCAGGGACGAGATGAGGGAGGAGGGGGTTGGGCTTCCCAGGGCCGGGCAGCCGCCGCTCTTGGGGGACACGCCGTACCCGTACTACTATCCGCAGCAGGTGCCAGGTGCGGTGATGGGGTACGGTGGCCAACAGGTGCAGCAGGGCCATCTGCCGTATGTGTGGCAAGATCCTCAGGAGCAACAGCAGCAGGGCCCTCATGCGGAGCAACATCAATCTGAAAGCGGCTGACAACATTGTGAGCAACCACCGGATTCAGCATCGTCAGCTTAGCCAGGACATCCGAAGTTCCAAACTAATTTTCAGGTTTCGCAATAGATTATATGATGGTTTCTTTTTGTCTGTCGATATGGGAGAGATTTACTAGTTACTTCGTGGAATTTTGTTTCTGTCGTGGTGGTGGTGCCCTTACAAAAGGGTTATATGATTAGAgactaatttgttgaaattttaCCATAGCGTGTCCGTTCCGTTATTCCAAGATACTAGTAAAATGCTGGCAGCTGGTGATGCTTTTCGGCATGTATGCGACGTTTAGTGGCATCTGGTGATGTTTCCGTTTGCTTGCGGTTCCTATCGTGTTGCACTGGACATTTAAGATCCTGTTGCATCTCCAGCTGAAGTGTGTGAACTGAATGTGCAATGGTGTTTTTGCGAAGT
This genomic window contains:
- the LOC123162727 gene encoding nuclear transcription factor Y subunit C-4, translating into MEPSSQPQPATGDVVAGGSQVYPASAYPRAATIAVAPGIIPAGSQPASPFPANPAQLNAQNQLIYEQAQQFQQQLQQQQQRQLQQFWAERLSEVDQATDFKNHTLPLARIKKIMKADEDVRMISAEAPVVFAKACEIFILELTLRSWMHTEENKRRTLQKNDIAAAISRTDVYDFLVDIIPRDEMREEGVGLPRAGQPPLLGDTPYPYYYPQQVPGAVMGYGGQQVQQGHLPYVWQDPQEQQQQGPHAEQHQSESG